From a region of the Hemibagrus wyckioides isolate EC202008001 linkage group LG06, SWU_Hwy_1.0, whole genome shotgun sequence genome:
- the twist2 gene encoding twist-related protein 2, whose product MEESSSSPVSPVDSLGTSEEELDRQQQQQQHRRFARKRRPSKKSSEEDSSGGSPGSAKRSKKASPSRAQSYEELQNQRVLANVRERQRTQSLNEAFASLRKIIPTLPSDKLSKIQTLKLASRYIDFLYQVLQSDEMDSKMSSCSYVAHERLSYAFSVWRMEGAWSMSASH is encoded by the coding sequence ATGGAAGAGAGCTCGAGTTCACCCGTGTCTCCGGTGGACAGTCTCGGGACCAGCGAGGAGGAGCTGGAccgccagcagcagcagcagcagcacaggcGCTTCGCTCGGAAGAGGAGACCGAGTAAAAAGTCGAGTGAGGAGGACAGTTCTGGAGGAAGTCCCGGCTCGGCTAAACGGAGCAAGAAGGCGAGTCCGAGCCGAGCCCAGTCCTACGAGGAACTGCAGAATCAGCGCGTGCTGGCCAACGTGCGCGAGCGCCAGAGGACTCAGTCTCTGAACGAGGCGTTCGCGTCTCTGCGCAAGATCATCCCGACCCTGCCCTCCGACAAGCTGAGCAAGATCCAGACGCTCAAACTGGCGTCCCGTTACATCGACTTCCTCTATCAGGTGCTGCAGAGCGACGAGATGGACAGCAAGATGTCCAGCTGCAGTTACGTCGCGCACGAGAGACTCAGTTACGCCTTCTCGGTGTGGCGGATGGAGGGCGCCTGGTCCATGTCCGCCTCGCACTAG